In Cotesia glomerata isolate CgM1 linkage group LG1, MPM_Cglom_v2.3, whole genome shotgun sequence, one genomic interval encodes:
- the LOC123275359 gene encoding uncharacterized protein LOC123275359 produces MYPVERCYENYGTWFQYVTAVVGERDLRRGVKILRRLIGPLTPHEALDLVEEWMALFGPAGPEVSGAATFFFLHMLENPDGEEEFIAPNLSDLERLRGALIEFVFNKNFVCYF; encoded by the exons atgtaccCCGTTGAAAggtgttatgaaaattatggAACTTGGTTCCAGTACGTTACTGCTGTGGTTGGAGAGCGG gaTTTGCGGCGGGGAGTAAAGATTTTACGTCGCTTGATTGGTCCGCTTACCCCACACGAGGCTCTGGATCTAGTCGAGGAGTGGATGGCTCTGTTTGGGCCTGCTGGGCCTGAGGTTTCGGGCGCAGCAACCTTCTTCTTTCTCCATATGCTGGAGAATCCAGATGGCGAGGAGGAGTTCATCGCTCCCAACCTTTCCGATTTAGAACGGTTGCGGGGAGCACTTATTGAATTTGTATTCAATAAgaattttgtttgttatttttga